One segment of Dolichospermum sp. DET69 DNA contains the following:
- a CDS encoding GtrA family protein gives MQLNPFFQKVFKFLIGGGITTCFNLLLIFLLVDWWGWNTPLLHNIANAISIELSVLLSFFIYRIWVWTDGEWNIKEVLFKQLPLFHLAAGSAVVVRIFFLFPLLDYLSIDFILNTLAGGLFGAGINYIMSDRLVFKSNNDQQTDLI, from the coding sequence ATGCAACTTAATCCATTTTTTCAAAAAGTTTTTAAATTTCTGATCGGTGGCGGTATCACCACCTGTTTTAATTTATTATTGATTTTTCTGCTAGTTGATTGGTGGGGATGGAATACTCCTTTATTGCACAATATAGCCAATGCTATTTCCATTGAACTCTCTGTATTATTAAGTTTTTTCATTTATCGCATTTGGGTATGGACTGATGGCGAATGGAATATTAAAGAAGTTTTATTTAAACAACTTCCTCTGTTTCATTTAGCAGCAGGAAGTGCAGTAGTTGTGCGAATTTTTTTCCTATTTCCCCTGCTAGATTATTTGAGTATTGATTTTATACTGAATACCTTGGCTGGAGGTTTATTTGGAGCAGGAATCAATTATATTATGAGCGATCGCCTGGTTTTTAAAAGTAACAATGATCAACAAACAGACTTAATATAA
- a CDS encoding aldo/keto reductase family protein codes for MKYRQLGNSKLHISEISLGSWGVDEGVAKENAKACIYKALDLGINFIDTSNSYAAGGAESFLGEVLTGIERSSYLLATKVFYPTSPTDQGLSAAQIKKQIDASLKRLRTDYVDLYQCHNYDLNTPLEETMTALTEVVRQGKARYIGFSCWSSEQIQAAFNIADVEYFVSSQPQYSLLWREPETAVFPLCAANGVGQIVWSPLAQGVLTGKYQPGQVPPENSRAANAKMNWYMLEELFSDRILTAVQKLKPIAEDLGLTMAQLALAWVLRSEYVSSAIIGASRPQQIIDNATASGVKLNTEVLATIDQILIQHFLLL; via the coding sequence ATGAAATACAGACAATTGGGTAATAGCAAACTACATATTTCTGAAATTAGTCTTGGTTCTTGGGGCGTTGATGAAGGTGTAGCTAAGGAAAATGCCAAGGCTTGTATTTACAAAGCCCTTGATCTGGGAATTAACTTCATTGATACTTCTAATTCTTACGCTGCCGGTGGTGCTGAGTCATTTTTAGGGGAAGTATTAACAGGAATTGAGCGATCATCTTATCTCTTAGCTACCAAGGTCTTCTATCCCACTTCACCCACTGATCAAGGATTATCAGCAGCCCAGATTAAAAAACAAATTGATGCTTCCTTAAAGCGATTGCGTACCGATTATGTTGACCTGTATCAATGCCATAACTACGATCTCAATACACCCTTAGAGGAAACCATGACAGCACTGACTGAGGTGGTACGTCAGGGAAAAGCTCGTTATATCGGCTTTAGTTGCTGGAGTTCTGAGCAAATTCAAGCCGCGTTTAATATTGCTGATGTGGAATATTTTGTTTCTAGTCAACCTCAGTATTCTCTACTGTGGCGCGAACCAGAAACGGCAGTTTTTCCACTGTGTGCAGCTAATGGCGTTGGTCAAATTGTTTGGTCGCCATTAGCTCAAGGTGTACTTACGGGCAAATACCAGCCAGGACAAGTTCCACCTGAGAATTCTCGCGCTGCTAATGCCAAAATGAATTGGTATATGCTGGAGGAGTTGTTTAGCGATCGCATTCTCACAGCAGTACAAAAACTCAAACCCATTGCTGAAGATTTGGGCTTGACTATGGCACAGTTAGCTCTGGCTTGGGTACTCCGTTCTGAATACGTATCTTCAGCCATTATCGGGGCTAGTCGTCCTCAACAAATTATTGATAATGCTACAGCATCAGGAGTAAAACTGAATACAGAGGTATTAGCAACAATTGACCAAATACTAATACAGCACTTCCTGCTATTATGA
- a CDS encoding class I SAM-dependent methyltransferase has protein sequence MESQMYQEMMEVEDKHWWFVARRSIIEQVIKKLNLPANAEIFEAGCGTGGNLAMLSHHGKVYGMELDETAQNFANDLKIGEIQPGFLPNNIPFPEQKFDLIVLLDVLEHLEEDTASLQALSAKLKPSGWLLITVPAYPWLWSKHDELLHHQRRYLLNNLRQIVGSADYNINFASYFNSVLFPVIAVALLLQKLFNKGGNEQNIPPKLINQILTFLFGIERYLIGRLSIPFGVSILLLAQKNEIVSVGCVNEM, from the coding sequence ATGGAATCTCAAATGTACCAGGAAATGATGGAAGTCGAAGACAAACATTGGTGGTTTGTGGCCCGACGATCAATCATTGAACAAGTTATTAAAAAGTTGAATTTACCCGCAAATGCAGAAATATTTGAAGCGGGTTGTGGAACTGGAGGTAACTTAGCTATGCTTAGTCATCATGGAAAAGTCTATGGTATGGAGTTAGATGAAACAGCACAAAATTTTGCTAATGACCTGAAAATAGGAGAAATTCAGCCCGGTTTTTTACCAAATAATATTCCATTTCCTGAACAAAAGTTCGACCTCATAGTATTATTAGATGTCTTGGAACATCTGGAAGAAGATACTGCATCTTTGCAAGCTTTGTCTGCAAAACTGAAGCCGTCTGGATGGTTGTTAATTACTGTTCCTGCTTATCCTTGGCTTTGGTCTAAACATGATGAGCTTCTTCATCATCAACGGAGATATTTACTCAATAACTTGCGGCAAATTGTTGGTAGTGCTGACTATAATATAAATTTCGCCAGTTATTTTAATTCTGTATTATTTCCTGTAATTGCAGTTGCTCTCCTATTACAAAAACTATTTAATAAAGGAGGTAATGAACAAAATATACCACCGAAGTTAATTAATCAAATCTTAACCTTCCTGTTTGGAATTGAGCGTTATTTGATAGGACGTTTATCTATCCCCTTTGGTGTATCAATCTTACTCTTAGCGCAAAAAAATGAAATAGTATCTGTAGGGTGCGTTAATGAAATGTAA
- a CDS encoding four helix bundle protein, whose translation MDKEEEQRRIKTHEDLVIYQKAFNAAMKIFELSKQFPVEERYSLTDQIRRSSRSVCANFAEAWRKRRYQASFIAKLNDCESEAAETQVWLKFAVKCQYISVEEGRDLYSTYNQVLSGLVKMINHPESWLIGNK comes from the coding sequence GTGGACAAGGAAGAAGAACAAAGAAGAATTAAAACCCATGAAGATTTAGTGATATATCAAAAAGCGTTTAATGCAGCGATGAAAATCTTTGAGTTATCAAAACAGTTTCCGGTGGAAGAAAGATATTCACTGACTGACCAAATACGTCGTTCCTCCCGTTCAGTTTGTGCAAATTTCGCAGAGGCGTGGAGAAAAAGAAGATATCAAGCATCATTTATAGCTAAATTGAATGACTGTGAATCAGAAGCAGCAGAAACTCAAGTGTGGCTGAAATTTGCCGTAAAATGTCAATATATTTCTGTAGAGGAAGGAAGGGATTTATATAGTACATATAATCAAGTTTTAAGTGGATTAGTAAAAATGATTAATCATCCAGAAAGTTGGCTAATTGGTAACAAGTGA